Proteins encoded by one window of Dietzia sp. B32:
- a CDS encoding YebC/PmpR family DNA-binding transcriptional regulator, which produces MAGHSKWATTKHKKAAIDAKRGKLFAKLVKNIEVAARTGGGDPAGNPTLYDAIQKAKKNSVPGDNVERARRRGAGEEAGGAEWETIMYEGYGPNGVALLIECLTDNRNRAAGEVRTAMTRNGGNLADPGSVAYLFTRKGEIVLDKGELEEDDILMAVLEAGAEEVNDLGEQFEVVCEPTDLVRVRTALQEAGIDYESAESGFRASVEVTVDADGAMKVFKLIDALEDSDDVQNVYSNLDVPDDVLAALNA; this is translated from the coding sequence ATGGCAGGCCATTCCAAGTGGGCCACCACCAAGCACAAGAAGGCCGCGATCGACGCCAAGCGCGGCAAGCTCTTCGCCAAGCTCGTCAAGAACATCGAGGTGGCGGCCCGTACGGGCGGCGGTGACCCAGCCGGCAACCCGACGCTCTACGACGCCATCCAGAAGGCCAAGAAGAACTCGGTCCCGGGCGACAACGTCGAGCGGGCGCGTAGACGTGGCGCCGGTGAGGAGGCGGGCGGCGCCGAGTGGGAGACCATCATGTACGAGGGCTACGGCCCGAACGGCGTGGCCCTGCTCATCGAGTGTCTGACCGACAACCGCAACCGTGCCGCCGGCGAGGTGCGCACCGCGATGACCCGCAACGGCGGCAACCTCGCCGACCCGGGCTCGGTGGCGTACCTGTTCACCCGCAAGGGCGAGATCGTCCTGGACAAGGGTGAGCTCGAGGAGGACGACATCCTCATGGCCGTTCTCGAGGCCGGCGCCGAGGAGGTCAACGACCTCGGTGAACAGTTCGAGGTGGTCTGCGAGCCGACCGACCTCGTCCGGGTGCGCACCGCGCTCCAGGAGGCCGGCATCGACTACGAGTCGGCCGAGTCCGGGTTCCGCGCCTCCGTCGAGGTGACGGTCGACGCGGACGGCGCCATGAAGGTCTTCAAGCTGATCGACGCGCTCGAGGACTCCGACGACGTGCAGAACGTCTACTCCAACCTGGACGTG
- the pdxT gene encoding pyridoxal 5'-phosphate synthase glutaminase subunit PdxT, whose translation MSAVAPTVGVLALQGDVAEHLRHLESVGARAVPVRRRSELDTVDGLILPGGESTAMSRLLDVYDMYEPVAERISGGMPVYGSCAGMILLASVVLDTRADATWFSAIDMTVRRNAFGRQVDSFEADLVVDALGADPVRTVFIRAPWVETVGPDVEVLARVRASDGDDHVVAVRQGNALATSFHPEVTDDVRVHGYFLDMVRQATS comes from the coding sequence GTGAGCGCGGTAGCCCCGACCGTCGGCGTCCTCGCCCTGCAGGGCGACGTCGCCGAACACCTCCGCCATCTCGAGTCCGTCGGCGCCCGCGCTGTGCCGGTCCGTCGGCGTTCGGAGCTCGACACCGTGGACGGTCTCATCCTTCCCGGCGGTGAGTCGACCGCGATGAGCCGACTCCTCGATGTGTACGACATGTACGAGCCGGTGGCCGAGAGGATCTCCGGCGGCATGCCGGTCTACGGCTCCTGCGCGGGCATGATCCTGCTGGCGTCGGTCGTCCTGGACACCCGGGCGGACGCCACCTGGTTCTCCGCGATCGACATGACCGTCCGTCGGAACGCCTTCGGACGGCAGGTCGACTCGTTCGAGGCCGACCTCGTCGTCGACGCCCTCGGCGCCGACCCGGTCCGGACCGTGTTCATCCGCGCACCCTGGGTCGAGACGGTGGGCCCGGACGTGGAGGTGCTCGCCCGGGTCCGCGCCTCGGACGGCGACGATCACGTGGTCGCGGTGCGCCAGGGCAACGCCCTGGCGACCTCCTTCCACCCCGAGGTGACCGACGATGTGCGCGTCCACGGGTACTTCCTCGACATGGTGCGGCAGGCGACCTCGTAG
- a CDS encoding acyl-CoA thioesterase II, which produces MAKIEDILEIERIDRDLYRGPAIRTHLQRTFGGQVAGQTLVAAVRTVDSDKHVHSLHGYFIRPGIPDVPTVFQVDRLRDGRSFATRRVTAIQEGEPIFSMSASFHLVDQEGIEHQDSMPRVVGPEEIDVPRIEDLDEAHRVFVEEWAQWDIRIVPRDRLETSSVLASQQRVWFRSVDALPDDPNFHVCTLAYMSDMTLLGSAKVPHPDEPTQDASLDHAMWFMRPFRADDWLLYDQTSPSAFGGRALTQGRIFDRSGRLVAAVTQEGLSRRLRPGAQPFPVSTTDDPSKK; this is translated from the coding sequence GTGGCGAAGATCGAGGACATCCTCGAGATCGAGCGGATAGACCGCGACCTCTACCGAGGACCGGCCATCCGCACGCACCTGCAGCGGACCTTCGGCGGCCAGGTCGCCGGTCAGACCCTCGTCGCCGCGGTCCGGACCGTGGACTCCGACAAGCACGTCCACTCCCTGCATGGGTACTTCATCCGGCCGGGCATCCCCGACGTGCCGACCGTCTTCCAGGTCGACCGCCTCCGGGACGGTCGCAGCTTCGCCACCCGCCGTGTCACGGCCATCCAGGAGGGGGAGCCGATCTTCTCCATGTCGGCCTCCTTCCACCTGGTCGACCAGGAGGGCATCGAGCACCAGGACTCGATGCCCCGGGTCGTGGGGCCCGAGGAGATCGACGTCCCGAGAATCGAGGACCTCGACGAGGCCCACCGCGTCTTCGTGGAGGAATGGGCCCAGTGGGACATCCGGATCGTCCCCCGGGACCGCCTGGAGACGAGTTCGGTGCTGGCCTCGCAGCAGCGGGTGTGGTTCCGGAGCGTCGACGCGCTGCCGGACGACCCCAATTTCCACGTGTGCACACTCGCGTACATGTCGGACATGACGTTGTTGGGCTCGGCCAAGGTCCCGCACCCCGACGAGCCCACCCAGGACGCCTCTCTCGACCACGCCATGTGGTTCATGCGCCCCTTCCGGGCCGATGACTGGTTGCTGTACGACCAGACCTCGCCGTCGGCGTTCGGGGGGCGCGCCCTCACCCAGGGGCGGATCTTCGACCGCTCCGGTCGACTCGTGGCCGCCGTCACCCAGGAGGGTCTGTCCCGGCGCCTGCGCCCGGGTGCGCAGCCGTTCCCGGTGAGCACCACCGACGACCCGTCGAAGAAGTGA
- the pdxS gene encoding pyridoxal 5'-phosphate synthase lyase subunit PdxS, translating to MSEPQSSENTTGTARVKRGMAEMLKGGVIMDVVTAEQAKIAEDAGAVAVMALERVPADIRAQGGVARMSDPDLIDGIIEAVSIPVMAKARIGHFVEAQILQALGVDYVDESEVLTPADYANHIDKFGFTVPFVCGATNLGEALRRITEGAAMIRSKGEAGTGDVSNATTHMRQIRQQIRKLQSLPSDELYVAAKELQAPYELVKEVAETGKLPVVLFTAGGIATPADAAMMMQLGAEGVFVGSGIFKSGNPSERAKAIVKATTFHDDPEMLATISRGLGEAMVGINVDDIPEPHRLAERGW from the coding sequence GTGAGCGAGCCGCAGTCCAGCGAGAACACCACCGGAACCGCACGCGTCAAGCGAGGTATGGCCGAGATGCTCAAGGGTGGCGTCATCATGGACGTCGTCACCGCCGAGCAGGCGAAGATCGCCGAGGACGCCGGCGCCGTGGCCGTCATGGCCCTCGAGCGTGTCCCCGCCGACATCCGCGCCCAGGGCGGCGTCGCCCGCATGAGCGACCCGGACCTCATCGACGGGATCATCGAGGCCGTCTCCATCCCCGTGATGGCCAAGGCCCGGATCGGTCACTTCGTCGAGGCCCAGATCCTCCAGGCCCTCGGCGTGGACTACGTCGACGAGTCCGAGGTCCTCACCCCGGCCGACTACGCCAACCACATCGACAAGTTCGGCTTCACCGTGCCGTTCGTCTGTGGCGCCACCAACCTCGGCGAGGCCCTGCGCCGGATCACCGAGGGCGCGGCCATGATCCGTTCCAAGGGTGAGGCCGGCACCGGCGACGTCTCCAACGCCACCACCCACATGCGCCAGATCCGCCAGCAGATCCGCAAGCTCCAGAGCCTGCCGTCCGACGAGCTGTACGTGGCCGCCAAGGAGCTGCAGGCGCCGTACGAGCTGGTCAAGGAGGTCGCTGAGACCGGCAAGCTCCCCGTGGTCCTGTTCACCGCGGGCGGCATCGCCACCCCGGCCGACGCCGCGATGATGATGCAGCTCGGTGCCGAGGGTGTGTTCGTCGGTTCCGGCATCTTCAAGTCCGGCAACCCCTCCGAGCGGGCCAAGGCGATCGTCAAGGCGACGACCTTCCACGACGATCCGGAGATGCTCGCGACCATCTCCCGCGGCCTCGGCGAGGCCATGGTCGGCATCAACGTCGACGACATCCCCGAGCCCCACCGGCTCGCCGAGCGGGGCTGGTGA
- a CDS encoding LemA family protein: MSGELIVLVVVVVFVVALASLVLAYLTAHRLDRLHIRTDLARAALAGALERRHTVATAVIRDLRERDPVGADRLARALARARAHPPGAITGPDPAPHPEHRRHRDADDHSDDSTGPDAEIAENTLGVVLSGVDTSGLPADLAAELEDATDRVSMARRFYNDAVRDTRTLREQTPVRVLRLAGRAPMPGYVELVDAPPPQA, translated from the coding sequence GTGTCCGGTGAACTGATCGTCCTCGTCGTCGTCGTCGTCTTCGTCGTCGCGCTCGCGTCACTGGTCCTGGCCTACCTCACGGCCCACCGCCTGGACAGGCTCCACATCCGCACCGACCTGGCCCGCGCCGCCCTGGCCGGGGCCCTGGAACGGCGCCACACGGTCGCCACCGCCGTGATCCGGGACCTCAGGGAACGAGACCCGGTGGGCGCCGACCGCCTGGCGCGGGCCCTCGCACGCGCCCGGGCCCACCCGCCGGGGGCGATCACCGGACCGGACCCCGCCCCCCACCCGGAGCACCGGCGGCACCGAGACGCCGACGACCACTCCGATGACTCCACCGGGCCCGACGCCGAGATCGCCGAGAACACCCTCGGCGTGGTGCTCTCCGGCGTCGACACGAGCGGGTTGCCCGCTGACCTCGCCGCAGAACTGGAGGACGCGACCGACCGCGTCTCCATGGCGCGTCGCTTCTACAACGATGCCGTGCGCGACACCCGTACCCTGCGCGAACAGACCCCCGTCCGGGTCCTGCGACTGGCCGGCCGGGCCCCCATGCCCGGGTATGTCGAGCTCGTGGACGCCCCGCCGCCACAGGCCTGA
- a CDS encoding glycosyltransferase family 4 protein, translated as MRIGMICPYSFDAPGGVQAHVVDLTEELRRRGHTVRVLAPGSPGSAPVSGMTLTGPGVPIPYNGSVARLSFGPATWRATRQWLREQPLDILHIHEPNAPGVGMFALAMSSGPITATFHTSTTGSLILGAADGVLAPLLEKIRGRIAVSTLARRWQMEALGSDAVEIPNGVDVSAFTDVDTSAEPTGAPTVAFLGRYDEPRKGMGVLAAALPAVLREVPGLRLRIMGDGDERALRARLPRGMDVEFLGRVDDTRKAAVLAAADVYCAPNTGGESFGIVLVEAMAAGTAVVASDLDAFRRVLRDGECGELAAVGDADSLATALTRVLTDPGRRDGLRARSREAVRDYDWSVVADRVVRVYETIRGPGETLRVR; from the coding sequence GTGCGCATCGGCATGATCTGCCCCTACTCCTTCGACGCCCCGGGAGGCGTCCAGGCCCACGTGGTGGACCTGACCGAGGAACTGCGGCGCCGGGGGCACACGGTCCGGGTCCTCGCTCCGGGCAGTCCGGGCAGCGCGCCCGTCTCCGGGATGACACTGACCGGGCCGGGCGTCCCGATCCCGTACAACGGATCGGTTGCCCGCCTCAGCTTCGGTCCGGCGACCTGGCGGGCCACCAGACAGTGGCTCCGCGAACAGCCACTGGACATCCTCCACATCCACGAACCCAACGCCCCGGGAGTGGGCATGTTCGCCCTGGCCATGTCCTCCGGCCCCATCACGGCCACGTTCCACACGTCGACGACCGGGTCGCTGATACTCGGCGCCGCCGACGGGGTCCTGGCCCCGTTGCTCGAGAAGATCCGCGGGAGGATCGCGGTCTCGACCCTGGCGCGCCGCTGGCAGATGGAGGCCCTCGGTTCCGACGCCGTGGAGATCCCCAACGGTGTGGACGTGTCCGCGTTCACGGATGTCGACACCTCGGCCGAGCCGACCGGTGCACCCACCGTGGCGTTCCTCGGCCGCTACGACGAACCGCGCAAGGGCATGGGGGTGCTCGCCGCGGCGCTCCCGGCAGTCCTGCGAGAGGTGCCGGGCCTGCGGCTGCGGATCATGGGTGACGGCGACGAGCGGGCCCTGCGCGCCCGACTGCCCCGGGGGATGGACGTGGAGTTCCTCGGGCGCGTCGACGACACCCGCAAGGCCGCCGTCCTCGCCGCCGCCGACGTGTACTGCGCCCCCAACACCGGCGGGGAGAGTTTCGGCATCGTGCTCGTGGAGGCCATGGCCGCCGGGACCGCGGTGGTGGCATCCGATCTCGACGCGTTCCGCCGGGTCCTGCGGGACGGCGAGTGCGGCGAACTCGCCGCGGTCGGCGACGCCGACTCCCTCGCCACCGCTCTCACGAGGGTGTTGACCGACCCCGGGCGCCGGGACGGCCTCCGCGCGCGGAGTCGTGAGGCGGTCCGCGACTACGACTGGTCGGTCGTCGCCGACAGGGTGGTCCGCGTGTACGAGACCATCCGCGGCCCGGGGGAGACGCTCCGTGTCCGGTGA
- a CDS encoding phosphatidylinositol mannoside acyltransferase has translation MSALGERLSDLGYAAGWAVVRALPEPAARALFRAGADLAARRQGPDSQLRRNLARVLGVAPAEVPDQLIRDSFRSYARYWREAFRLPSMDREAVAREMDRTIAGVEHLDAALAQGRGVVVALPHSANWDLGGTWLARRYGGFATVAERLKPESLYQRFLDFREGLGFTIYPHTGGPTPPLDALREFLAGGGIVCLPGERDLRRTGVPVTFFGEQTRMPAGAARLAVETGAPLLVAQFWYSDEDTMRVRITPPIDVSGGIESAVQAMADLFAEGIARHPADWHMLQPLWLDDLPAERRARIEG, from the coding sequence ATGAGCGCACTGGGCGAGCGCCTGTCGGATCTGGGTTACGCCGCCGGGTGGGCCGTCGTGCGCGCGCTTCCCGAGCCGGCCGCCCGCGCGCTCTTCCGGGCGGGCGCCGATCTCGCCGCCCGCAGACAGGGCCCGGACTCGCAACTGCGCCGGAACCTGGCCCGTGTCCTGGGGGTCGCCCCGGCAGAGGTCCCCGACCAACTGATCCGGGATTCCTTCCGGTCCTACGCCCGTTACTGGCGGGAGGCCTTCCGCCTGCCGTCGATGGACCGCGAGGCGGTGGCGCGCGAGATGGACCGGACGATCGCCGGGGTCGAGCACCTCGACGCGGCGCTGGCACAGGGACGCGGGGTGGTGGTGGCGCTGCCGCACTCCGCCAACTGGGACCTCGGCGGCACCTGGCTCGCGCGACGCTACGGCGGGTTCGCGACCGTCGCGGAGAGGTTGAAGCCGGAATCGCTGTACCAGCGCTTCCTGGATTTCCGGGAGGGGCTCGGGTTCACCATCTACCCCCACACGGGCGGCCCCACCCCGCCGCTCGACGCGCTGCGCGAGTTCCTCGCCGGGGGCGGGATCGTCTGTCTGCCGGGGGAGCGAGACCTCCGCCGGACCGGGGTGCCGGTGACGTTCTTCGGCGAGCAGACGCGCATGCCCGCAGGGGCCGCGAGGCTCGCGGTGGAGACCGGGGCACCGCTGCTGGTGGCCCAGTTCTGGTACTCCGACGAGGACACGATGCGCGTTCGGATCACCCCTCCCATCGATGTCTCCGGCGGGATCGAGTCGGCGGTCCAGGCGATGGCGGACCTCTTCGCGGAGGGGATCGCCCGACACCCCGCGGACTGGCACATGCTCCAGCCCCTCTGGCTGGACGACCTGCCGGCCGAGCGGCGCGCGCGGATCGAGGGCTGA
- the pgsA gene encoding phosphatidylinositol phosphate synthase encodes MLSEYGRSGVARVAHPLAAFLVRTGVTANGITLTGLLLTCAAAITLFGPGHLVAGAIVIALCTLFDLVDGAVARASGGGSPYGALVDAVSDRVADGVILASLLWWLVHAEPDNSVALIMVLACLILSQVVSYSKARADAGGLRTPGGLMERADRLVLVLLGAGLEGLGVPWALEVGLTAVAVGSFVTVIQRVWGGRTDYLSRVARADAPAVGDR; translated from the coding sequence ATGCTCAGCGAGTACGGAAGGTCGGGGGTCGCCAGGGTGGCCCACCCCCTGGCGGCGTTCCTCGTCCGCACCGGTGTCACCGCCAACGGGATCACCCTCACAGGTCTCCTGCTGACCTGCGCCGCGGCGATCACGTTGTTCGGGCCCGGCCATCTCGTCGCCGGCGCGATCGTGATCGCCCTGTGCACCCTGTTCGACCTGGTCGACGGTGCCGTCGCCCGCGCGAGCGGGGGCGGGTCACCGTACGGGGCCCTGGTCGACGCGGTCTCCGACCGGGTCGCGGACGGGGTGATCCTGGCGTCCTTGCTGTGGTGGCTGGTCCACGCCGAGCCCGACAACAGCGTCGCGCTGATCATGGTGTTGGCGTGTCTGATCCTGTCCCAGGTGGTGTCCTACTCCAAGGCCCGCGCCGACGCCGGAGGGCTCCGCACGCCGGGCGGACTCATGGAGCGCGCAGATCGCCTGGTCCTCGTCCTGCTCGGTGCCGGTCTGGAAGGACTGGGGGTGCCGTGGGCGCTCGAGGTGGGCCTGACCGCGGTCGCCGTGGGCAGCTTCGTCACGGTGATCCAGCGCGTGTGGGGCGGGCGTACCGACTACCTCAGCCGGGTGGCACGAGCCGACGCCCCTGCGGTGGGGGACCGATGA
- a CDS encoding HIT domain-containing protein: MSYIAETRPEPAEGMTGEPFLDIPRMSDEDGLVVARGEHVYVVLNLFPYNPGHSMVVPYRRVADLEDLDDDESRELMSYTQHLIRVIKAVSNPDSFNVGLNLGGAAGGSLSEHLHQHVVPRWIGDANFITVTGGTKVLPQLLRETRRLLSEAWSATVSPNGVSGPDHTSR; encoded by the coding sequence ATGTCGTACATCGCCGAGACGCGTCCCGAACCCGCGGAGGGGATGACGGGGGAGCCGTTCCTCGACATCCCGAGGATGAGCGACGAGGACGGGCTGGTGGTCGCCCGCGGCGAGCACGTCTACGTCGTGCTCAACCTGTTCCCCTACAACCCGGGTCACTCGATGGTGGTCCCGTACCGCAGGGTGGCGGACCTGGAGGACCTGGACGACGACGAGTCCCGCGAACTCATGTCGTACACGCAACACCTGATCCGGGTCATCAAGGCCGTCTCCAACCCGGACTCGTTCAACGTGGGGCTCAATCTGGGGGGCGCGGCCGGCGGGTCCCTGTCCGAGCATCTGCACCAACACGTCGTGCCGCGCTGGATCGGCGACGCCAACTTCATTACCGTGACCGGCGGAACCAAGGTGCTTCCGCAGCTCCTCCGCGAGACGCGGCGGCTGCTCTCCGAGGCGTGGTCCGCCACGGTGTCCCCGAACGGCGTCTCCGGACCAGACCACACCTCGAGGTAG
- the thrS gene encoding threonine--tRNA ligase, with the protein MSENRIPETDVDATGAAPVTTVVPAGEPAGKILAERELQSRSGPETIVVVRDPEGTLRDLSWAPAEDTEVELVRADSEDGRSVIRHSCAHVLAQAVQDKFPEAKLGIGPPIENGFYYDFDVAEPFTPEDLKDLEKRMKKIIKAGQRFSRREYASLDEARTELAGEPYKLELVEDKGRADAGDADGAVALEDSEIMEVGAGALTAYDNLNPRTGEVIWSDLCRGPHTPTTKFIPAFTLTRSSAAYWRGDQNNAGLQRIYGTAWESTEAMDAYLDRLAEAEKRDHRRLGTELDLFSFPDEIGSGFPVFHPRGGIIRNEMEQHSLRRHLSAGYSLVNTPHVTKGDLFRKSQHLSWYSEGMFPPMVLDAEYDADGKETKPGQDYYVKPMNCPMHNLVFDSRGRSYRELPLRMFEFGTVYRYEKSGVIHGLTRARGFTQDDAHIYCTEEQMEGEIASVLSFIISLLRDYGLEDFYLELSTKDPEKYVGGDEIWERATDTLRRVATNSGLELVPDPGGAAFYGPKISVQARDAIGRTWQMSTVQLDFNLPELFDLTYNAADGTKKRPVMIHRALFGSIERFFAVLLEHYAGLFPAWLAPVQVVGIPVAEAHEKHLEDVIDELRGRGIRAELDVSDERMQKKIRNHTTGKVPFMLLAGDRDVEAGAVSFRFPDGTQLNGVSRNAAMDKISYWVNSRRNDVPTAERV; encoded by the coding sequence GTGTCCGAGAACCGCATTCCGGAAACCGATGTCGACGCGACGGGTGCGGCCCCTGTGACGACCGTCGTCCCGGCCGGTGAGCCCGCGGGCAAGATCCTCGCCGAGCGGGAGCTGCAGTCGCGCAGCGGCCCGGAGACGATCGTCGTGGTGCGGGATCCGGAGGGGACCCTCCGGGACCTGTCCTGGGCGCCCGCCGAGGACACCGAGGTCGAACTGGTCCGCGCCGATTCGGAGGACGGCCGGTCGGTGATCCGGCATTCGTGCGCGCACGTGCTCGCCCAGGCGGTGCAGGACAAGTTTCCCGAGGCCAAGCTGGGGATCGGTCCGCCGATCGAGAACGGCTTCTACTACGACTTCGACGTGGCCGAGCCCTTCACGCCCGAGGACCTCAAGGACCTCGAGAAGCGGATGAAGAAGATCATCAAGGCCGGCCAGCGCTTCTCGCGGCGGGAGTACGCCTCGCTCGACGAGGCGCGCACCGAGCTGGCGGGCGAGCCGTACAAGCTCGAGCTGGTCGAGGACAAGGGCCGGGCGGACGCCGGTGACGCCGACGGTGCGGTGGCGCTCGAGGACTCCGAGATCATGGAGGTCGGCGCGGGTGCACTGACCGCCTACGACAACCTCAACCCCCGCACGGGCGAGGTCATCTGGTCGGATCTGTGCCGCGGCCCGCACACGCCCACCACCAAGTTCATCCCCGCGTTCACACTCACGCGCTCGTCCGCTGCCTACTGGCGGGGCGATCAGAACAACGCCGGTCTCCAGCGGATCTACGGCACGGCCTGGGAGAGCACCGAGGCCATGGACGCCTACCTCGACAGGCTCGCCGAGGCGGAGAAGCGCGACCACCGTCGGCTCGGGACCGAGCTGGACCTGTTCAGCTTCCCCGACGAGATCGGGTCCGGGTTCCCGGTGTTCCACCCCCGTGGCGGGATCATCCGCAATGAGATGGAGCAGCACTCCCTCCGGCGCCACCTGTCCGCGGGGTACTCACTCGTCAACACCCCGCACGTGACCAAGGGCGACCTGTTCCGCAAGTCGCAGCACCTCAGCTGGTACTCGGAGGGGATGTTCCCCCCCATGGTCCTGGACGCCGAATACGACGCGGACGGCAAGGAGACCAAGCCGGGGCAGGACTACTACGTCAAGCCCATGAACTGCCCCATGCACAACCTGGTCTTCGATTCCCGCGGCCGCTCGTACCGCGAACTGCCACTGCGGATGTTCGAGTTCGGCACGGTCTACCGGTACGAGAAGTCCGGCGTGATCCACGGCCTGACCCGCGCCCGCGGCTTCACCCAGGACGACGCCCACATCTACTGCACCGAGGAGCAGATGGAGGGCGAGATCGCCTCCGTGCTGTCCTTCATCATCTCGCTCCTGCGCGACTACGGCCTCGAGGACTTCTACCTCGAGCTGTCGACCAAGGACCCGGAGAAGTACGTCGGCGGCGACGAAATCTGGGAGCGCGCGACGGACACGCTGCGTCGGGTGGCGACGAACTCCGGCCTCGAGCTGGTCCCGGACCCGGGCGGGGCCGCCTTCTACGGCCCCAAGATCTCCGTCCAGGCGCGTGACGCGATCGGGCGTACGTGGCAGATGTCGACGGTCCAGTTGGACTTCAACCTGCCCGAGCTGTTCGACCTGACCTACAACGCCGCGGACGGCACCAAGAAGCGGCCGGTGATGATCCACCGCGCGCTCTTCGGCTCGATCGAGCGGTTCTTCGCGGTCCTGCTCGAGCACTACGCCGGGCTGTTCCCCGCGTGGCTCGCGCCGGTGCAGGTGGTGGGTATCCCCGTGGCGGAGGCGCACGAGAAGCACCTCGAGGACGTGATCGACGAGCTCCGCGGGCGCGGTATCCGGGCCGAGCTCGACGTCTCCGACGAGCGGATGCAGAAGAAGATCCGCAACCACACCACCGGCAAGGTCCCGTTCATGCTCCTGGCCGGTGACCGCGACGTCGAGGCGGGCGCGGTGAGCTTCCGGTTCCCCGACGGGACGCAGCTCAACGGGGTCTCGCGGAACGCCGCGATGGACAAGATCTCGTACTGGGTCAACTCACGCCGCAACGACGTCCCGACCGCGGAGCGAGTGTGA
- a CDS encoding DsbA family protein: MRIDIWSDVVCPFCWIGKRHLEAALEKFRARHPEIRVEVVWRAYELDPSAPRVEGDEPTETSAQMLSRKYGMSLAEAEAGQEQMAARFTELGLDFDWRSARICSTFDAHRLAALSAEHGRADAVDEALRRAHFTEGRAISDPAVLHQIGVGAGLPAEEVDRVLRGDAYADRVHRDVETARGLGVRGVPFFVFDHRLAVSGAQPVEVFDRALEQAAAAEI, encoded by the coding sequence ATGCGCATTGACATCTGGTCCGACGTCGTCTGTCCGTTCTGTTGGATCGGCAAGCGGCACCTCGAGGCGGCACTGGAGAAGTTCCGTGCGCGACACCCCGAGATCAGGGTGGAGGTGGTGTGGCGGGCCTACGAACTCGACCCGTCCGCTCCCCGCGTCGAAGGGGACGAGCCGACAGAGACGAGCGCACAGATGCTCTCGCGCAAGTACGGGATGTCTCTCGCCGAGGCGGAGGCCGGGCAGGAGCAGATGGCCGCCCGGTTCACCGAACTCGGTCTGGACTTCGACTGGCGGTCCGCGCGAATCTGTTCGACCTTCGACGCCCACCGCCTGGCCGCCCTGTCCGCCGAGCACGGACGGGCGGACGCGGTGGACGAGGCCCTGCGACGCGCCCACTTCACCGAGGGACGGGCGATCTCGGACCCGGCGGTGCTCCATCAGATCGGGGTCGGGGCCGGGTTACCCGCAGAGGAGGTCGACCGGGTGCTCCGTGGGGACGCGTACGCCGACCGGGTGCACCGCGACGTCGAGACGGCCCGCGGTCTCGGGGTCCGGGGGGTGCCGTTCTTCGTGTTCGACCACCGACTCGCCGTCAGCGGGGCCCAGCCGGTCGAGGTGTTCGACCGGGCACTGGAGCAAGCGGCGGCTGCGGAGATCTGA
- a CDS encoding methylamine utilization protein, translating to MGRAISLGKRVGVAAASLAAGVGAAVAVGAVGGLSAPVALTVGVVGAAALTAVAANWSTCGMSVAGVVAAPKQADRPGDGSALSRLGAHLAGSLLTALPVGAGLGLVGMAVQSVVGPAPVAPLLAGWASLAFLYGLHETGLLRMPTPMRRQQLPRHLRRVGRPMRVSFYFGTLIGPGFMIFIRSSAYYLLFLGAIALANPVLGAALFAAVSIGRCGPSALAIAHQRQGGTMGDFLLKCMAADRMVQLAAGSGLVALAGFGAAALAM from the coding sequence ATGGGCCGGGCGATCAGCCTGGGCAAGCGCGTGGGCGTCGCCGCGGCCTCCCTGGCGGCCGGCGTGGGCGCCGCGGTCGCCGTCGGTGCCGTCGGTGGCCTCTCGGCGCCGGTCGCACTCACGGTCGGCGTCGTCGGCGCCGCCGCTCTCACCGCCGTCGCGGCGAACTGGTCCACCTGCGGCATGTCCGTGGCAGGGGTCGTCGCCGCCCCCAAGCAGGCGGACCGGCCCGGTGACGGCTCCGCCCTGAGCCGTCTCGGTGCCCACCTCGCGGGCTCGTTGCTCACCGCTCTGCCGGTCGGTGCGGGCCTGGGCCTCGTGGGAATGGCCGTCCAGTCCGTGGTCGGGCCGGCCCCGGTGGCCCCGCTGCTGGCGGGATGGGCCTCGCTGGCGTTCCTGTACGGCCTCCACGAGACCGGTCTGCTGCGGATGCCGACGCCGATGCGACGTCAGCAGCTGCCCCGCCATCTGCGCCGGGTCGGTCGTCCGATGCGGGTGTCGTTCTACTTCGGCACGCTCATCGGGCCCGGGTTCATGATCTTCATCCGCTCCAGCGCCTACTACCTGCTGTTCCTGGGCGCGATCGCCCTCGCCAACCCCGTTCTCGGCGCGGCTCTGTTCGCGGCGGTCTCGATCGGCAGGTGCGGGCCGTCCGCCCTCGCGATCGCGCACCAGCGGCAGGGCGGCACGATGGGCGACTTCCTGCTCAAGTGCATGGCCGCGGACCGCATGGTCCAGCTCGCCGCGGGCTCGGGCCTCGTGGCCCTCGCCGGTTTCGGCGCGGCGGCGTTGGCGATGTGA